One stretch of Leadbetterella byssophila DSM 17132 DNA includes these proteins:
- a CDS encoding ExbD/TolR family protein, protein MAEVQEKESGGKGGKVRSKKGSGKPDMTPMVDLGFLLLTFFIFTTTFSKPNMMKLNMPDKSDEKVEKQEKQDIKLSNTITIVMGKDNRIFWYQQALADVTADDLVETDYSASGIRADINKKRAAAIDTSVFTVVIKPTNEATFENTVDILDEMEITGNKRFAIVDLMPQELKAYEEKIARPKGQ, encoded by the coding sequence ATGGCAGAAGTACAGGAAAAAGAATCAGGCGGGAAAGGTGGTAAGGTAAGATCTAAGAAAGGCTCTGGTAAACCCGATATGACTCCAATGGTGGACTTGGGTTTCCTCCTACTAACGTTCTTTATTTTTACGACCACGTTTAGCAAGCCAAACATGATGAAGCTAAACATGCCGGATAAAAGTGACGAGAAAGTTGAGAAGCAAGAGAAGCAGGATATTAAATTGTCAAACACTATTACTATCGTGATGGGTAAAGACAATAGAATCTTCTGGTATCAGCAAGCTCTTGCAGACGTGACAGCTGATGATTTAGTTGAAACAGATTATTCTGCTTCAGGTATCAGAGCTGATATTAATAAGAAGCGCGCTGCTGCTATAGATACTTCGGTATTTACAGTGGTAATCAAGCCGACCAACGAGGCTACCTTTGAAAATACGGTAGATATCTTGGACGAGATGGAGATAACGGGGAACAAACGTTTTGCAATCGTTGATTTAATGCCACAAGAATTGAAGGCATATGAAGAGAAGATCGCAAGACCGAAGGGACAATAA
- a CDS encoding energy transducer TonB, which yields MSQKVTLDDIVFENRNKEYGAYYLRKNYSKYLTKATLIGSAIFVAVLGGALAFNKITAANAEKEIMVDLSATDLQEEQPEEEIEIPEDVPPPPLEEPPPEVAQEKFLPPEPKKDEEVKIEEPPPPAEKLETAVISNKTVEGAEAKDVFIPPPPPKEVAVVKVEEPKEEQVFVMVEQQPEYPGGEKAMYAFLGKNINYPAAATRANISGRVTVQFVVEKDGSIGTVKVLKGIGFGCDEEAVRVIKSMPKWSPGKQNGRAVRVYYTIPVVFQLSE from the coding sequence ATGTCACAGAAAGTAACCTTAGACGATATAGTATTTGAAAACCGGAATAAAGAGTACGGTGCATACTATTTGAGAAAGAATTATAGTAAGTACTTGACAAAGGCTACTCTAATTGGTTCTGCCATCTTCGTTGCAGTTTTAGGAGGAGCGTTAGCTTTTAATAAAATTACTGCTGCGAATGCTGAGAAGGAAATCATGGTTGACCTGTCAGCAACTGATTTGCAGGAGGAACAGCCTGAGGAGGAAATAGAGATTCCTGAAGATGTTCCACCTCCACCATTGGAGGAACCACCTCCAGAGGTAGCACAGGAGAAGTTCTTACCTCCAGAGCCGAAGAAGGACGAAGAGGTGAAGATCGAGGAACCACCACCGCCAGCTGAAAAGTTGGAAACTGCGGTGATCTCTAATAAAACCGTGGAAGGGGCAGAAGCGAAAGACGTTTTCATCCCACCTCCACCACCAAAAGAGGTTGCAGTAGTTAAAGTGGAAGAACCAAAAGAAGAGCAGGTATTCGTAATGGTTGAACAGCAACCTGAATATCCAGGTGGAGAAAAAGCGATGTATGCTTTCTTAGGAAAGAACATCAATTATCCTGCCGCTGCTACAAGAGCGAACATTTCCGGTCGTGTTACCGTACAGTTCGTTGTTGAAAAAGACGGTTCTATTGGTACCGTGAAAGTTTTGAAGGGAATTGGTTTTGGTTGTGATGAGGAAGCCGTAAGGGTTATCAAGTCCATGCCGAAATGGTCTCCTGGTAAACAAAACGGTAGAGCCGTAAGGGTGTATTACACCATTCCAGTAGTATTCCAACTTAGCGAATAA